Proteins encoded by one window of Brienomyrus brachyistius isolate T26 chromosome 1, BBRACH_0.4, whole genome shotgun sequence:
- the dbr1 gene encoding lariat debranching enzyme, whose protein sequence is MKIAVEGCCHGELDKIYETIAYLEHKEGLSVDLLLCCGDFQAVRNEGDMKCMAVPAKYRQMQTFYKYYSGEKKAPVLTIFIGGNHEASNHLQELPYGGWVAPNIYYLGYAGVVRYKGIRIGGLSGIFKSHDYRKGHYEFPPYNQETLRSAYHVRNIDVFKLKQIQQPMDIFMSHDWPRGIYHYGSTEQLLRKKKFLRQEVECSSLGSPAAAELLAHLQPAYWFAAHLHVKFAAIMQHQGQGDCAARTTKFLSLDKCLPYRDFLQVLDVAERPGSSDCLEYDPEWLAILRATDSLQNNTPKPWNPPQDNGLHSRWDFSASEVAMMEAVTCLGGELRIPENFSQTVAPYEPSRPQPQLQPSHSTNPQTTELCATLGLTDIYIRAGQGGCRSEERGGPGASEEDEEEEDNQSTGSVEEPSEYPTDTSALSSSYNPDEITIEDEWEEDDGSSKGGDAVVPEGEPGDRDTDSPPRDVASRCLVLPPPCMTEAPQFSLPLDGPPTSASPLASQSPSHCSPGEEGPPLARIPKRTSGESGTTISTGITPKIKRRNQLIYTVQDEEDEA, encoded by the exons ATGAAGATTGCAGTAGAGGGTTGCTGTCATGGTGAACTGGATAAGATCTACGAGACCATTGCCTATCTGGAGCACAAAGAAGGCCTGTCTGTGGACCTGTTGCTTTGCTGTGGAGACTTCCAGGCAGTGCGCAATGAGGGAGATATGAAGTGCATGGCCGTACCAGCCAAGTACAGGCAGATGCAGACCTTCTACAA ATATTACTCTGGTGAAAAGAAAGCTCCAGTCTTGACCATCTTTATTGGAGGAAATCATGAGGCCTCCAACCATCTGCAAGAGCTGCCGTATGGTGGCTGGGTGGCTCCCAACATCTACTACTTGG GTTATGCTGGAGTGGTTCGCTACAAAGGAATAAGGATCGGTGGCTTGTCAGGAATTTTCAAATCGCATGACTATAGAAAAG GACACTATGAATTTCCACCCTACAACCAGGAAACACTGCGCAGTGCCTACCACGTCAGAAACATTGACGTTTTCAAGCTCAAGCAG ATTCAGCAGCCGATGGACATCTTCATGTCACATGATTGGCCACGTGGTATTTATCACTATGGCAGCACAGAGCAGCTGCTGCGCAAGAAGAAATTCTTGAGGCAGGAGGTGGAGTGTAGCAGTCTGGGCAGCCCTGCAGCTGCGGAGCTACTGGCCCACCTGCAGCCTGCGTACTGGTTTGCTGCTCACCTGCATGTCAAGTTCGCAGCCATCATGCAGCACCAG GGTCAGGGTGACTGTGCCGCCAGAACTACTAAGTTTCTCTCACTGGACAAGTGTTTGCCATACAGGGACTTTCTGCAG GTCTTGGATGTAGCAGAGCGACCAGGTTCTTCGGACTGTTTGGAGTATGACCCTGAGTGGCTGGCTATCCTGAGAGCCACCGATAGCCTGCAGAACAACACGCCCAAGCCCTGGAACCCTCCACAGGACAATGGCCTGCACTCCCG GTGGGACTTCAGTGCATCAGAAGTTGCTATGATGGAGGCAGTGACTTGTCTGGGGGGTGAGCTGCGCATCCCTGAGAACTTCAGCCAGACGGTGGCCCCCTACGAGCCGAGTCGCCCCCAGCCCCAGCTgcaacccagccacagcaccaaCCCTCAGACAACAGAACTGTGCGCCACCCTGGGCCTGACCGACATTTACATTCGGGCTGGACAGGGCGGGTGCCGGTCCGAGGAGAGGGGTGGCCCAGGCGCCtctgaggaggacgaggaggaggaagacAATCAGAGCACCGGCAGTGTCGAGGAGCCAAGCGAATACCCCACTGACACGTCTGCTCTGTCCAGCTCCTACAACCCGGATGAAATCACCATCGAAGATGAGTGGGAGGAAGACGATGGATCCAGCAAGGGAGGGGACGCTGTTGTCCCAGAGGGAGAGCCTGGGGACAGGGACACTGACAGTCCACCACGAGATGTGGCCTCCAGGTGCTTAGTGCTCCCACCTCCGTGTATGACCGAAGCCCCACAGTTCTCCCTCCCCCTTGATGGACCTCCAACCTCTGCCTCTCCTCTTGCCTCCCAGTCACCCTCCCATTGTAGCCCAGGAGAAGAGGGCCCCCCACTTGCCAGAATCCCAAAGCGCACCAGTGGGGAGTCTGGTACTACCATAAGCACTGGAATCACCCCCAAGATAAAACGAAGGAACCAGTTAATCTACACTGTCCAGGATGAGGAGGATGAAGCATAG